A genomic window from Vitis riparia cultivar Riparia Gloire de Montpellier isolate 1030 chromosome 18, EGFV_Vit.rip_1.0, whole genome shotgun sequence includes:
- the LOC117905866 gene encoding uncharacterized protein LOC117905866, giving the protein MGHLTRLSTGDTDVDDENERDEEDDRDYAIDTDEIHLPNDDENCCQAENIDLVMVQQVVECESTRFVNLEVGDRSNNPKVEFEVENTSLVASPHGTQFNISNDNLQETFVPVSYHMPPTPQFLNMDVAINCVVSDWTPWKKPTLGNVDGELSIGQIFSSKSDLQHAVKMFSIKAHQEFTVYRSNASVLVLQCKKAPECQWRLRAMTVKDTGMFRITKYKGPHTCVNPCINQDHSQLDSSFISKYIETLVKAEMTITVAAIQAVVAEQFGYQISYQKAMKAKRKAMTRLFGDWYKSYAELPRFFLALEQSNPGCIMYSKMVPGNNPNEEIFHRVFWAFAPSITGFAHCRPVLSIDGTHLYGKYKGTLLIAMGCDGNNQLFPLAFAITEGENTDSWSWFLACIQVGVTQRKGLCLISDRHPGIIAAVNETYSG; this is encoded by the coding sequence ATGGGTCATTTGACACGATTATCAACAGGTGATACTGATGTTGATGACGAAAATGAGAGAGATGAGGAAGATGATAGAGATTATGCAATCGACACAGATGAGATTCATTTAcctaatgatgatgaaaattgttgtcaagcagaaaatattgatttggtgATGGTCCAACAAGTTGTGGAATGTGAAAGCACAAGATTTGTGAACCTTGAAGTTGGTGATAGGTCTAATAATCCTAAGGTTGAGTTTGAGGTTGAAAACACATCACTAGTTGCCTCTCCACATGGTACCCAATTCAATATCTCTAATGACAACCTACAGGAAACATTTGTACCCGTTTCATACCATATGCCACCTACaccacaatttttaaatatggacGTGGCAATTAATTGTGTTGTAAGTGATTGGACTCCATGGAAAAAGCCAACTTTAGGAAATGTTGATGGAGAATTATCAATTGGCcaaatattttcctcaaaatcagaTTTGCAACATGCTGTGAAGATGTTTTCCATAAAGGCGCACCAAGAGTTTACTGTTTATAGATCAAATGCAAGTGTGTTAGTTCTTCAATGTAAAAAAGCACCAGAGTGCCAATGGCGACTAAGGGCAATGACAGTGAAAGATACGGGTATGTTTAGAATCACAAAGTACAAAGGTCCTCATACATGTGTCAATCCATGTATTAATCAAGATCATTCACAGTTGGATTCTAGCTTTATATCTAAGTATATTGAAACATTGGTGAAGGCAGAAATGACCATTACAGTTGCTGCAATTCAAGCTGTTGTTGCGGAACAATTTGGTTAccaaatttcttatcaaaaagcaATGAAGGCAAAAAGGAAAGCAATGACTCGATTATTTGGTGATTGGTACAAGTCTTATGCAGAGTTGCCTCGTTTCTTCCTTGCCTTGGAGCAGTCAAATCCTGGATGCATTATGTATTCCAAAATGGTTCCTGGAAACAATCCGAATGAAGAAATATTTCATCGTGTTTTTTGGGCATTCGCTCCATCTATTACAGGGTTTGCACACTGTCGACCAGTTCTCAGTATTGATGGGACACAtttgtatggaaaatataaagggACTTTGTTGATTGCTATGGGATGTGATGGTAATAACCAATTGTTTCCACTTGCATTTGCCATTACAGAAGGAGAGAATACAGATAGTTGGAGTTGGTTTTTGGCATGTATCCAAGTTGGAGTAACACAAAGGAAAGGGTTGTGTCTGATTTCTGATCGTCATCCTGGCATTATAGCTGCTGTCAATGAAACATATTCGGGATAG